A genomic stretch from Streptomyces sp. QL37 includes:
- a CDS encoding MBL fold metallo-hydrolase, producing the protein MLIAGFPAGAWGTNCYLVAPAAGEECVIIDPGHQAAQGVEDALKKHRLKPVAVVLTHGHIDHVASVVPVCGAHDVPAWIHPEDRYMMSDPEKALGRSIGMPLMGELTVGEPDDVKELTDGARLELAGLEFGIAHAPGHTKGSVTFRMPEAADVPQVLFSGDLLFAGSVGRTDLPGGDHAELLESLARVCLPLDDSTVVLSGHGPQTTIGRERASNPYMNGLAAPRRGM; encoded by the coding sequence GTGCTGATTGCCGGGTTCCCCGCCGGGGCCTGGGGGACCAATTGCTACCTGGTCGCCCCCGCCGCCGGTGAGGAGTGCGTGATCATCGACCCGGGCCACCAGGCCGCCCAGGGTGTCGAGGACGCACTGAAGAAGCATCGGCTCAAGCCCGTCGCCGTCGTCCTCACCCACGGCCACATCGACCACGTCGCCTCGGTCGTCCCCGTGTGCGGTGCCCATGACGTCCCCGCCTGGATCCACCCGGAGGACCGCTACATGATGAGCGATCCCGAGAAGGCCCTGGGCCGATCCATCGGGATGCCGTTGATGGGCGAGCTGACCGTGGGTGAGCCGGACGACGTCAAGGAACTGACCGACGGCGCCCGGCTGGAGCTGGCCGGTCTGGAGTTCGGCATCGCGCACGCGCCCGGCCATACCAAGGGGTCGGTGACGTTCAGGATGCCCGAGGCCGCGGATGTCCCGCAGGTCCTCTTCTCGGGCGACCTGCTCTTCGCCGGCTCCGTCGGACGCACCGACCTGCCCGGCGGCGACCACGCCGAGCTGCTCGAGTCGCTGGCCCGCGTGTGCCTGCCGCTCGACGACTCGACCGTGGTGCTGTCCGGCCACGGCCCCCAGACGACCATCGGCCGAGAGCGCGCCTCCAACCCGTACATGAACGGTCTGGCCGCGCCCCGCCGAGGAATGTGA